The stretch of DNA TGGGGCCGGTTGAGCGTGATGACGCCCAGCCGGCCGCGCCTTTCAAAGAGAACTTCGTCGAACAGGGCTTCAGCAGGCAGCGCGTCCCCGGCGTGTTTGCCTACCATCAGCTTCCTTCCGGCATCACGAAGCTGGTGCCGGTGCGGATGCCTGAGGGCCAGCGGGTGGTGACGGTCTTGGTCTTGGTGTAGAAGCGGAAGGCATCGGCGCCGTGCTGGTTGAGGTCACCGAAGCCTGAGGCCTTCCAGCCGCCGAAGGTGTAATAGGCGATCGGCACCGGGATGGGGACGTTGATGCCGACCATGCCCACCTGGACCCGGCTGGCGAAGTCCCGGGCGGAGTCACCGTCGCGGGTGAAGATGGCCACGCCATTGCCGAATTCGTGTTCGCTGCACAGCCGGAGGGCCTCGTCGTAATCCTCCGCGCGGAGCACGCTCAGCACCGGGCCGAAGATCTCCTCTTTGTAGATCTTCATCTCCTTGGTGACGTTGTCGAATAGCGTCGGGCCCACCCAGAAGCCGCCCTCATAGCCCTCGACCTTCAGGCCGCGGCCGTCCGCCAGGAGGCTGGCGCCTTCCTCTACGCCGGCCTGGATGTAGCCTTCGATCCGCTCCTTGGCGGAGGGCGCCACGACGGGTCCGAAGTCCGAATCCCCGGCCAGGCTGTGGCCGACCTTGAGGTCCTTGATCCGTTCCTGCAGCTTGGACACAAGCGCATCGGCGGTGGCCTTGCCCACGGGTACTGCGACCGAAATCGCCATGCAGCGTTCGCCGGCGGAGCCAAACCCGGCGCCCATCAGGGCATCGGCGGCCATGTCCAGATCGGCGTCCGGCATGATCACCATGTGGTTCTTTGCCCCGCCGAAGCACTGCGCACGTTTGCCGTTGGCGGCCGCGGTGGCGTAGATGTACTGGGCGATCGGGGTCGAGCCGACGAAGCCGATCGCCTGGACCCGGGAGTCCTCCAGCAGCGCGTCGACGGCCTCCTTGTCCCCGTTGACCACGTTGAAAACCCCGTCCGGCAGCCCGGCCTCGGTGAACAGTTCCGCGAGGCGGAGCGGCACGGAGGGGTCCCGTTCGGAGGGCTTGAGGATGAAGGAGTTGCCGGCGGCGAGGGCCGGACCGGACTTCCACAGCGGAATCATGGCAGGGAAGTTGAACGGCGTGATGCCGGCAACGACGCCGAGCGGCTGGCGCATCGAATGGACGTCGACCCCGGTTCCGGCGCTGTCCGAAAACTCGCCCTTGAGCAGGTGCGGGGCGCCGGCGGCGAACTCCACGACCTCGATGCCCCGCTGGATGTCGCCCTTCGCGTCCAGGAAGGTCTTGCCATGCTCGGAGGACAGCAGGGTGGCGAGCTCGTCCAGGTTCTGGTTGACCAGGTCCACGAACTTGAGCAGGATCCGGCCGCGGCGCTGCGGGTTCATCGCGGCCCATTCCAGCTGGCCCTTCTCCGCGCTGGCGATCACGTTGCGGACCTCGTCGGTGCTGGCCAGCGGGACCCTGGCCTGGACCTGGCCGGTGCACGGATCATACACATCGCTGAATCGGCCCGATGTGCCTTGTACGTGCTGTCCGTCTATGTAATGGGAAAGTTCACGAACCATGGTCGAATGCTCCTTTGCACCTGTGGTTGCCTGATGTGGATCCGGCTTTGATCGCCGGCCACGACTGCCGGCATGATGTCCTGGCCGGTTGTGATCCAGGTCATCCCTGCTGCTGAATATACTCGGACTTCCTAGTAATTTCCAGAGGGGCCGGACCGGGCCGCCGCTTCGTCCGGCAGCCAAATTCGGTAAGTTAGGAACTGTGAAGATTGCTACCTGGAATGTGAATTCGCTCCGTGCCCGCGCCGACCGCGTTGAGGCATGGCTTCAGCGCACCGACTGTGATGTCCTGGCCCTCCAGGAAACCAAGTGCAAGGACGAGAACTTCCCCTGGGAGTTGTTCGAGAAAAACGGCTACGAGGTGGCACATTTCGGCCTGAGCCAGTGGAACGGCGTGGCCATCGCTTCGCGCGTCGGCCTCGACGACGTCGAACGCACCTTCATGGACCAGCCCGTCTTCGGCAAGGGCGGCAAGGACGAGGTGCAGGAGGCCCGCGCGATCGGCGCCACCTGCGGCGGCATCCGGGTCTGGAGCCTCTACGTCCCCAACGGGCGGGCGCTCGACGACGAACACATGCCGTACAAACTCAGCTGGCTGGACACGCTGCGGTCCCACGCCGAGGGATGGGTCCGGGATGACTCCGAAGCGCAGATCGCGCTGATGGGTGACTGGAACATCGCCCCGCAGGACGAGGACGTCTGGGACATCGATTATTTCCGCTCCGAAGGCCTCACCCACGTCAGCGAGCCGGAACGGGCGGCCTTCCATGCCTTCGAAAACGCCGGATTCACGGATGTTGTCCGCCCGCATGCCCCGGGTCCCGGGGTGTACACCTACTGGGACTACACCCAGCTGCGGTTCCCGAAGAAGGAAGGCATGCGGATCGACTTCATCCTGGCCTCCCCCGCGCTGGCTTCCCGGGTCACGGGCGCGATGATCGACCGCGAGGAACGCAAGGGCAAGGGCGCCTCCGACCACGCCCCCGTGATTGTGGAGCTGAGCGACTGATGCCGGCCGCCCAGGGAAGCGTTGTGGTCCGATGACGGGAAACCTCTACCGCGGGCAGGCCGGCTTGCCGTTCTCTTCCGCGCTTCGGATCTATGAACCCCTGGACGCCTTCCCCGAGGAGCAGCAGGAGGTCCTCCGGGCGGCGGCGGCCGGGACGGCTTCCCGTGCGGCTGTGGAGAACGCCGAGCTGTTGGCCTCCCTGGGCCGCATCACGCGCCCGGGCGGGGATCCCTTTCCCACCGGGCGCACGGATCTCGTGCGCGTTGTTGTGGCACCGGCAAAGAAGGGTTCCGTCACGAAGCAGGCTGCCGGTTCCCTTCCCGGGCCCGTCTCCGCCGCGCAGCCCGAGCGGCTGCTGTATTGCCCCAGCCAGCTGGTCCTCCGGGCAGGGCTGGCCGCAAATGCCCTGATGGAAGGGATCCACGGGCCGCTGGCCCAGCTGCTGATCCCGGAGGAACAACGCGAACGGCACCAGGAACGCATCGACGAGGCCCGGTCCCACGACGGGCTGGGGCGAGTCCACACCCGGGCGTCGACCTGGGGCATCCCGTTCAGCTGGTTCTGCCTGTTCCAGGAATCGGACCCCACGGATGTTGTGGAGTCCGAGGGGCACATCGTCACCGTGCGCATCCGTGCGACGATCAGCGAGGCCCTCGAGAGGGTCCGGTACGCGGTGGCGCATCTGGCCCTCGCCGCCCCGGACCTGGACATGCTCGAGGACCTGACCCAGCTCACGGAGTGGCTTGAGCTGTTCCACCGGGATTCCGTCGTGGAACTCGATTACGGCGCGGTGGCGGACAAGGTCTACCCGGACGATTCCCCGCTGGACGTCCGGCTCGGCATCGAGTGCCTTGCCGAGGGCGACATGACCGGGGCGGCCGCGGCCTACCGCCGGCTGGCCTCACGCTGGATCCCGATCCGGCAGCTGGCACGCGCCTCCTGAGCTGCCCGGGCCAAGATTCCTGCGCGGTTCCTAGCTTGCAGGCTCCCCGGACCGGGGCGCCGCCGTCGTTCTCCTGATGATCAGTTGGTGCGGCGCCACGGTGGAGCGCACCGCTCCTTCAATGCCGTCGAGTTCATCCAGCAGCATCTTGGTGCCCAGCTCGGCCTGTTCGTCCGGGAGCTGTCCAACGGTGGTGAGCCCCACGGCTTCAGAAAAGTCGTGGTTGTCGATTCCGATCACCGAGAGGTCCGCCGGAACCCGGACCCCGGCCCGGCCGGCCTCGAAGATGACCCCCATCGCCATCTCGTCCGAGGCACAGAAGATTGCGGTGGGCTTCGCGCCGGGCCTGTCCCAGAGCCGGTGGAACGCTTCCTGCCCGCTGTGGACGGTGAAGTCCCCCCACTGGTCCCACTCCCGCCGGACGTCCAGCCCGGCTTCCGCCATCACGTCCTGGAAGGCCTTGATCCGGACCCGGGGAACGTCGAAGTTCAGGTCCGTTTCGTCGTCGCCGTGCAGGAGCGCGATGTCCCGGTGACCGAGACCGATGAGGTGGCGCACGGCAGTGGAGGCCGCGGCGTAGTCGTCGATGCCGATATACGGGCATTCCTCGACGTGCCCGCCCACGACGACCAGCGGGATGTCGATCTTCTGGAGATGCTCGATTTCCTCGTGGGTCAGCGCCATGCACAGGACCAGCAGCGCGTCGATCTGCTTATAGACCATGGTCTTGCTGAAGAGCCGCTCGCGGTTGCTGCCGTGGCCGCCCAGGTTGAAGAGGGAAAGGTTGTACTGGCGGGCGTGCAACTCCCGGTCCGCGCCCTCGATCGCCTTGGAGAAGAACCAGCGGCTGACGAAGGGAGCCAGCACTCCGATGGTCCGGGTCCGGCCGGTGGCCAGTCCGGACGCCGAGGAAGAGGCCACATAGCCGAGATCCGCCGCGATGCCGAGGATTTTCTCCCGGGTGGCCGGCGATACCCGGGGCAAGCCCCGGACGGCCCTGGATACGGTGGCGGTGGAGACCCCGGCGGCGGCGGCAACATCCTCGATGCTGATGCCGGAGTGCCCGCCGCGCTGCGCCCTGTCAGTTGTCCGTGCCACCGTGTCCTCTTGTCGACTGTCCGCAGAAGCCTATCGGCTGTCCGCGGAAGTGCCTTCCCCGCATCCCCCGTGACGACGCATATGACGGCGACTCCAGCGCCCGCCCGTCAGCTGCGCCGGGTCGCCGTCCGGTGCGGCAGCCGCCGCCGCAGCCTGGTCATGCCGTACAAAGCCAGCAACATGCCCAGCAGTCCCAGGGCCCAGCCGAGGGCCGGCTGGCCGGTCACTTCCATCCAGAGTGTGACCACCAGCAGCACGACCGCCCAGAAGCCCAGGAAACCGATGATGATGTCGAAGTCTTCCCCGGAGCGCACGCGCCGGTGTACTGACCGGACCTCCCCCGGTTTGCGCCGGCCCGGGGCCGGCTTGCCCCGGGCCGCGAAGGGTGTCACTTGACTGCACCCGCCGTCAGGCCGGCCACGATCTTCCGCTGGAAGACCAGCACCAGGACCACGAGGGGAATGGTGACGATGGTGCCCGCCGCCATGATGGCGGTGTACGGAATCTGGTTGGGCTGGGCGCCGGCGAAGCTCGCGATGGCCACCGTCACCGGCTGGGTCGCATCGCTGGAGAGCTGGCTGGCGATCAGGAACTCATTCCAGGAGGAGATGAACGCCAGGATCGCCGTGGTGAAGATGGCCGGGGCCGCCAGCGGCATGATCACCTTGCGGAACGCCTGCCCCTGGGTGCAGCCGTCCACCCGGGCCGACTCCTCGAGCTCCCATGGCATCTCGCGGAAGAAGGACGTCATGGTGTAGACGGTGAGCGGGAGCACAAAGGAGATATTCGGAATGATCAGCGCTTGGTAGGTGCCGATCCAGTGGATGTTCGTGAAGAGCTGGAACAGCGGGGTGATGAGGGCAACGCCCGGGAACATCGAGGCTCCCAGGATGAAGCCCAGCACGAGGAACTTGAACCTGAAGTTCAGCCGTGCCAGCGCGTACGCCGCGAACACGCCGAGGATCAGCGAGACCAGGGTGACCACCAGGCCGATGAACACACTGTTGAGCAGCGCCTGTCCGAACCGGTTGCCGAAGGAGGTGTCGAAGGCCGTGTTGAAGTTGTCCAGCGTGATGTGGGTGGGCAGCAGCGAGGTGTCGTAGGTGAAGCCGACGTCCCGGAATGCGGTGACGACCATCCAATAGGCCGGCGCAAGGCACCAGATGAGGATCACGGCGGCACTGATATAGGTCCGCCCCTGCGCCCACTTCTCCCGGTTCTGGGAAAGCTTCCGGCCCCGGTCCTGCTGGGCCCGCAATGCTGTCGCGGTGCTCATTTCTTCTCCTTGGCTGCGCCGGTCTGCTGCTCCACGACATTCGCGCCGAGGAACCGGACGAAGATGAAAGCGACCAGAAAGATGATGATGAACGTGATCGTGGAGAGGGCCGCCGCAGCATTGAAGCCCTGCCTGATCTGGTTGATCACCAGGATGGACAGGGTGGTGGTGTTGTTCGCGCCTCCGGTCAGGATGTAGGGGAGGTCGAACATACGCAGGGCGTCCAGGGTACGGAACAGGATGGCCACCATGAGGGCCGGTTTGACCAGCGGCAGCGTGATCATCCGGAACCGCTGCCAGGCCGTGGCGCCGTCAACCTTTGCCGCTTCATACACTTCGGCCGGGATCATCTGCAGGCCTGCCAGGATGAGCAGCGCCATGAACGGCGTCGTCTTCCACACATCCGCGATGATGACCGCCCACTTGGCCGGCCACTCGCTGCCGGTCCACAGGATCGTGGTGTTGAACATCTTGTTGGCGATGCCCTCGAAGGCGAAGATGAACAGCCACAGCTTGGCGGTGACGGCGGTAGGGATGGCCCACGGCACCAGCACGGCGGCGCGCACGGCGCTGCGGCCCTTGAAGGTCCGCGCCATGATGATGGCCATCCAGAATCCAAGCACGGTCTCGAACGCCACGGTCACCACCGAGAAGAAGAAGGTGGTGGCGGTGGCCGACCAGAACTGCGATCCCAGGGTTCCGGGCGGGCAGGCCAGTGTTCCGCCGCCCGGGGCGGAACACTGCTGGGCCAGCCAGTTGACGTAGTTCTGGACGCCGGCCGGGCCGCCGGCGGTGAAGAGTCCTGTGACCGGGTCAAGGCCTGCGTCCTTCTGGAAGGACATAACGACGGCGCTGACGATCGGGTAAACGATCACAATCGCAAGGGCGATGATGGTCGGTGCCAGGAGCCACGAGGCCCACCGGCCCTGGCTCGCGATGCGGTTGTCTTCCCCCACGCCGTTAGGTGCGCGGTGGAGCGGGGTCCCGCCCGACGCCGGTGCCTTGACCGGCGTCGGGCCCAATTCGGTTGCCATGGCTGAACTACTGTCCCGCGCTGGCTGACTCGATGGACTTCTGCATGTCAGACAGTGCGGCGTCCACCGGCTTCTCCCCCTTGATGGCGGAGTAGGCGTTTTCCTGGATGGCCTTGGTCACGGCCGGGTAGAACGGGGTGACAGGACGCGGCACGGCGTTCTCGATCGAGGTCTTCAGCACCGGCAGGTACGGCAGCTTCGCGACGAGGTCCTTGTCGTCATAGAGCGCGCCGAGCACCGGAGCCAGGGAGCCCTGGGTGGCGAAGAACTTCTGGGTTTCATCCGTGGTCAGGAATTTGATGAAGTCCAGGGCCGTGGCCTTGTTCTTGGAGTACACGCTGACGGCGGTGTTGTGACCGCCCAGCGAGGAGGCGCCCGGGCCGTCCTTGCCCGGAAGGGCTGCCATGCCGAGCTTGTCCTTCACCGCGGAGGAACCTTCAGTGGTGGCCAGGTTGTACACGTACGGCCAGTTGCGCAGGAAGAGCAGCTTGCCGGATTGGAAGGCCTGGCGGGATTCCTCTTCCTTGTAGGTGATGGCTTCCTTCGGAATGTTGCCGTCCGCATAGGCCTTCGCCAGGTTGCCGAGACCGGCCTTGGCCGCGTCGGTGTTCAGGCTGGGCTTGCCGTCCTTGTCCAGCACGGAACCGCCCGCGGAGTTGATCGCCTCGGAGGCGTTCACCGTCAGGCCCTCGTATTTGGAGAACTGGCCCGCGTAGCAGCCGATGTTGTTGGCCTTGGCGATGGAGCACATGCCCATCATCTCGTCCCAGGTCTTGGGAGCCGTGGGCACGAGGTCCTTGCGGTAGTACAGGATGCCGCCGTCCGAGGACTGCGGTGCCGCGTACAGGATCCCCTTGTAGGTGGCGCCGTCCACCGTCGGCTTCAGCATGGCGGAGGTGTCGACGGCCATCTTGTCCTTGAGTGGCTGCAGCCAGCCCTTGGCCGCGAATTCCGCGGTCCAGACGAGGTCGACGCTCATGACGTCATAGCTGGTGGAATCCTTGGCCTGGAGGTGCTGGACGAGGTCATCGTGCTGCTGGTCCGCCTGGTCGGTCTGCTCCTTGAAGGTGACCTTCTGGTCCGGATGGGCAGCGTTCCACTTTTCGATGAGCGGGCGGACCACGTTGCTGTTGTCCTTGCCCTGGACGTAGGTGATGGGGCCGCGCCCGTCCAGTCCGTTTTCGGCGTCGGACCCGGCGCTGGTGCCACCGCCGCCTCCTCCGCCACCACAGGCGGAGAGCGTGAGGACTAGAACGCCTGCTGTGGCTACGGGAAGTAGGAACGTGGGTGTTTTCATATGTGGGTGGCTCCTCGCTGAGTACCGGATAACGGCGGTGCAGTTGGTGTGGTGACCATCACACTAATCACCATGCGGTGAGGAATGCAAGCGTTTACATCAACCTTTACCCAAAGGAGGCCTGCCCTGCGCGGGCCGCATCCGGGCCTGTTTCCCGGGCCGCACCGCCCGGCCGTCAGCGGACGCGCTCGGCCCGCCCGAACCTGGACCGCGCGCCGGAGCCGATATGGATCAGCACCGGCGTCCGTTTGCCGATCACGGCGTCGAGCGCCTCCACCAGCGCGGAGACCTCCGCGGCGAGGGTGTGCGGGGCCACGCCCTGGCGCGGCTGCACCCGGATCTTCAGCGCCGGTTCGCCCCGGATCTCGTAGGTGGCGACGGTGGCTCCGGCCAGATCCGGGCGGTCCGCAAGCGCCGCCCGGAGCGCCTGTTCGGCGACGCCGCTGCCGATCCGGACATCCCCGGGCACCTCCCCCGGATCCTCCTCAGCCACCAGCAGGTTGGCGCGGCCCTTGCCCTGCTGGGCGACCCACGCCACCATCACCGCGATCACCACCGCCAGCAGCAACACGATGAGGATCCACAGCCAGCTCTCCGGCTGTCCGGGGAACCTCGTCCGGTCGAAAAGCCCGCGCACGGTGCCCCACACCCCGGCCGACCATTCCCGCCACCAGGTTCCGACGGCCGGCACGCCCGCCAGCAGGATCAGCAGGAGGCCGATCGCAAGGAGCGTGATTCCGAGGACGCCGATCAGGATGCGGTTGAGGATTCTGGGGGTGTTGTTCATGCCCCGATCACCCCCGCGGTGGCCACGTTGATCCGGACCTCGGGCAGGGGGGATGGCCTCATCTCCTGGAGTTCGCCGCGCACGGCGGCAAGGACTGCGTCGGCGTCGAGGGGGACGCCTGAGGTCGGGCGGATGTTGACGAGCACCCGGTTCCTGGACACAATCACCATCACCTGTTCCTGCGTTACGTTGGCGGCCAGCCGCGCCCGGCGCGCGAGGGCGGAGGCGATCACCTCATCATCGACGACGACGGCGGCGCGGCGGTCCTGCAGGAGGTGGCGGGCCCGGCGCCCGGGCAGCACCGCATTGAGGAAGAAGAACAACCCGGCCATGACCAGCACGGCGCCGGTGACGCCGAGCAGCAGCGGCGGCACGCCGTCGGGAAGCGCCACGATGTTCTCCGCGGCGGTCTGGGGATCCACCAGCCAGGGCGGCTGGCCGACGGCCCGGACGGCGGTTTCAAGGAGGGCGTAGCCACACAGCACAATCACCAGGACGGCTGCGATGACGGAGGCAACGGCCCTTGACGAGCTGCTCTCGCGCTTAAGGATCCGCTCCAGATCCGCCCCCGTCCCGGGGGTGCGCGATTCGTTGCCGGCGTGGCCGTTTTCAGTATCCTGGCTCACCGGACCCTCCGTCGTTCAGTGACGGCGGCGCCGCTGATACGGATGTCCACGCGGCTCAGTTGTGCCCCGCTGAGCTCGGTGACGCGCCGCAGGATATTCCCCTTGGCGGCCACGGCCCGGTCCCAGATGGAGCCGCCAAAACCCGCCACCCGCCCCGGATCACGCAGGACGGCGGGCAGTGCGGGGACGGCGATCGGGGTGATGAGGGACAAAGCCAACAGGCCGTCGTCGTCGGCCCAGTCGGCACGCACGTCCTGCGGCGGGACGCCGAGGGCCTCCGCGGCGGCGGCCCTCGCCACACTGGTCAGGGCCTGGGTGCTGATCCGGTTGTGCCCGGCCAGCCCGGCGCGGGGGGACACGGCCGGGCCGGTGCCGCTCATGAGGAGGAACGCCGGCCCGTGAGGGCATCGAGCACGCTGCGCAGGTCAAGTTTCCCTTCCGCGGCCCGGCCAAACAGGGCTCCGATGCCCATGAACAGCAACGCGCCCAGGAAACCCCAGACACCAAATTGGAAGGACATGAAGGCCACGAACGCGCCTGCTGCGATCCCCACTACGGTCAGATTCACTGGATTGGCTCCCTCGCCGGCCGGACCTCGCCCGGGGCGGCGGGCTTCGCCGGGCCGGGCACGTACACGTCGTTGATCTCGATGTTAACCTCGATGACCTGGAGTCCGACGAGCTCTTCGACCGCCGAGTAGACAGCGGCACGGATCTGGTCCGCCAGGGCGTGCAGCGGCGTGCCGTAGACCGCCACGAGGTCGATATCCACGGCCACCTGCGTTTCGCCGACTTCCGCGCGGACGCCGGCAGCATGGTCAGAGCTCCCGACGGCGTCCCGGATGGCGCCCAGGGCCCGGGACGGGCCGGATCCCAGGGAGTAGACGCCGGGAACCGAGCGGGCGGCGATGCCGGCGACCTTGGCGACGGCCGCCTCGGAAATCACGGTGCGGCCGCTGGCCGCCGCCATCACGGCAGGCGGCCCGGCTCCGGGGCCGGCAACGGGTTGAGGATTCTGGTATTCCATGAGGCGCTCCCCCTTCTCTTTGACACCACCCTAGCCCTTGCTTCCCGGAAGGCTAGGTGCAGTTGGCGGCGAGCCAGCCCGTCACGGGGGCCATGGCGGCCTGCAGTTTGCCGCTGGAGAAGACGGCCTGGTCGCTCACGCCGGCGACCGCGACCTTGGCGAGGTTCGCGAAGTCGGCCTTGAGGCTGTCCGGGACACGCTCCGCGGTCCGGCTGAGTTCGGCCTTGGACTGCTCCAGTTCAGCCGTCTTGCCCTGGGCTGCCGAGAGCGGCAGCAGCGTGGCACCGGTTGCCTGTTCGGAGATCTTGGCGCAGGCCTCGGCCGCCGTGGGGAAGTCCCCGTAGGGCCCGGAGGCCTTGCTGGGGCTCGGGGTGGCGGAGGCCGGCGCGGAAGTGGCGGCCGCGGACGACGGCGCGCTCACGGCTTCCGGCGCCGAGCAGGCGGTCAGGGCCAGGGTGGCAAGGAGGGCGGCGGCGGTCAGCGGGCGTGCAACATTCTTCAAAATCACGTTTAGAGATCACTTTTCCGGTTGAGACTGCACCGCCGGTCCGGACCAGGCTGCCGGCGGTCTTGGCGTTCTTTCCCCAGCGTGCGAGTCTAGCCGTGCTGACGGCGGGATCCCCAAACCGGCCGCCGTCGACCCCGGATCGGTTGCTCCGTAACGGCCCTTTTGGGCCGCCATGACGGCAGTTACGGAGCAGCCGATGAAGGGGTTAAAGAAGAAAAGCACCAGTTCCGAAGAACTGATGCTTCCCAGTGGTGGCTCCGACCGGCGTCGATCCGGTGACCTTTCGATTTTCAGTCGAACGCTCTACCAACTGAGCTACAGAGCCTAGGTGACATGTCACCATGACAGCCGGAATTTCTTCTGGCAATCAGAGCGACCCTGACGGGACTTGAACCCGCGACCTCCGCCGTGACAGGGCGGCGCGCTAACCAACTGCGCTACAGGGCCTTGCTTGTTTCTTGCATGTCTGCGGTATCGCTACCGCAATTTTTCAAGGCTTTTAGCTTACCAGACTTTCACATCCGGTTTGACCACTTCCTTGCGTACCCCCAACGGGATTCGAACCCGTGCCGCCGCCGTGAAAGGGCGGTGTCCTAGGCCGCTAGACGATGGGGGCCTGAACTCAATCCGGCTCATCAGGGGCAAAAATAAAGGGCCGAAGCCGTTCGTTTTTGTCCTTTCGAGTTGCTCCGAACTGGACTATAAAACTATAAGGGCAGACCCCCGGATTATCCAAAATCGGCGGCCGGCATCCTTTGGCGCGCTCAGGCCCGCCAGATCGGGTCCTACCGCGCCCGTTCGACGTCGTCGGCCGCATCCAGCTCACCCTTGGCGCGCAAACCCGCGATGACCCCGCCAATGTCGGCGGCTGGCCGGTTCTGGCTGAGCTTCCGTTTCACTTCAACCCTCGTGATGACAAGTTCGACGCCGACAATCGCCCGGAGCTGACCGGCGATGAAGCGGGCAGGCGCATCGTCCACGCTCCAGGGCTCTGCCGAGGATGCTTCATGCAGCGTGGTCAGCCGCCGGACCAGGTCTTCAACCCAGACCGGGTCGTCATGGACGACGAGCCGGCCGTAGACGTACGCCGTGGTGTAGTTCCACGTGGGCACAACCCGGCCATGTTCAGCCTTTGACGGGTACCAGGACGGGGAAATGTAGGCATCGGACCGCTGGACAATGACGAGGGATTCGCCCAATGGCCCGTTCCGGAGCTGTGGTGGCGACGGCTGACAAGATCAGGCTACGAGCGTGACGGCCAGCGTGACCATGACCAAGGCGATGCCGCCCTCGAGCACACGCCAACTGCCCGGCCGGGCGAACAGCGGCGCGAGGAACCTGGCGCCGACACCGAGCGCGGCGAACCACACCACGCTGCCGAGCCCCGCTCCGGCGGCAAACCACCAGCGTCCGTCCGCTCCGTGCGTGCCGGCCAGGGACCCCAGCAGCAGGACGGTGTCCAGGTAGACATGTGGGTTGAGCCAGGTCAGCGCCAGGCAGGTCCCCAGTGCGGCCAGCCAGCTTCCTTCCTGCCCCACTGCCGGCCGGGGCGCCTGCGTTCCGCGGATGGAACGCATTGCGGCCATCAGTCCGTAGGCCAGGAGGAAGGCGGCACCCGCCCAGCGCACCACCTCGAGAACCGCAGGCGCCCGCTCAATGACGACGCCGACCCCGGCAACGCCCAGCACAATCAGCACGAGGTCCGAGACGGCGCACACGGCAACAACAAGCGCGACGTGCGCGCGCTGGACGCCCTGGCGGAGCACGAAGGCGTTCTGGGCGCCGATGGCCACGATGAGGGACAGCCCGCTTGCCAAGCCTGAAATGAGGGAGAGGATCACAGAAGCCACGGTAGGGGGCACCACAACATGAAACCAGTTAATAATTCTTGGTTTACATAAGATGGGCTAATGATCGATGTCTCTCCGGACCAGGCCCGGACCCTGGCTGCCATCGTGGCGCACGGAAGCTTTGAGGCCGCTGCCACCCACCTCCGGGTCACTGCGTCGGCGGTGAGCCAGCGCGTCCGCGCCCTCGAGGTCGCCGTCGGCCGGCCGGTATTGAAGCGGACCCGCCCGGTCGAACTCACCTCGTCCGGCCACGCTGTGGTGCGCTTCGCCCGGCAGCTTGAGATGCTCTCCGCCGATCTGGCCGAAGAACTGCAGCCGGGCGCGCAGCCTTCCAGCGTACGGCTGACCCTGGTCATCAACAGCGATTCCCTGCACACCTGGGCACTGCCCGGGCTGGCGGCGGTGGCGGACAAGGTCCAGTTGGAGATTCTGCGCGAGGACCAGGACTACTCGCTGGAACTCCTCCGGAGCGGCGCCGCGGCCGCTGCCATCACCGCCACGGCAAAGGCGGCCCCGGGCTGCTCCTCCCGGCGCCTGGGTGTTATGCGCTATCTGCCGGTCTGCACTCCGGACTTCGCCGCCCGGTGGTTTCCCGAAGGAGCGACGGCGGAAACGCTCGCCCCCGCACCGGTCATCGTCTTCGACCGCAAGGACGATTTGCAGGACCGGTACCTGCGGAGTTGCGGCCGAATGGCACTCCAGCCGCCCCGGCATTATGTCCCGGCCGCCCACGAGTTCGGCGAAGCCATCCGCTGGGGGATGGGGTGGGGACTGCTGCCCGAAATCGAGGTCTCGGATGAGCTGAAGCGCCGCATACTGGTCTCTCTGGACCCCGCGGCGCACGTGGATGTGCCGC from Arthrobacter sp. PAMC25564 encodes:
- a CDS encoding DUF6286 domain-containing protein, giving the protein MSQDTENGHAGNESRTPGTGADLERILKRESSSSRAVASVIAAVLVIVLCGYALLETAVRAVGQPPWLVDPQTAAENIVALPDGVPPLLLGVTGAVLVMAGLFFFLNAVLPGRRARHLLQDRRAAVVVDDEVIASALARRARLAANVTQEQVMVIVSRNRVLVNIRPTSGVPLDADAVLAAVRGELQEMRPSPLPEVRINVATAGVIGA
- a CDS encoding ABC transporter substrate-binding protein, encoding MKTPTFLLPVATAGVLVLTLSACGGGGGGGGTSAGSDAENGLDGRGPITYVQGKDNSNVVRPLIEKWNAAHPDQKVTFKEQTDQADQQHDDLVQHLQAKDSTSYDVMSVDLVWTAEFAAKGWLQPLKDKMAVDTSAMLKPTVDGATYKGILYAAPQSSDGGILYYRKDLVPTAPKTWDEMMGMCSIAKANNIGCYAGQFSKYEGLTVNASEAINSAGGSVLDKDGKPSLNTDAAKAGLGNLAKAYADGNIPKEAITYKEEESRQAFQSGKLLFLRNWPYVYNLATTEGSSAVKDKLGMAALPGKDGPGASSLGGHNTAVSVYSKNKATALDFIKFLTTDETQKFFATQGSLAPVLGALYDDKDLVAKLPYLPVLKTSIENAVPRPVTPFYPAVTKAIQENAYSAIKGEKPVDAALSDMQKSIESASAGQ
- a CDS encoding ArgP/LysG family DNA-binding transcriptional regulator — translated: MIDVSPDQARTLAAIVAHGSFEAAATHLRVTASAVSQRVRALEVAVGRPVLKRTRPVELTSSGHAVVRFARQLEMLSADLAEELQPGAQPSSVRLTLVINSDSLHTWALPGLAAVADKVQLEILREDQDYSLELLRSGAAAAAITATAKAAPGCSSRRLGVMRYLPVCTPDFAARWFPEGATAETLAPAPVIVFDRKDDLQDRYLRSCGRMALQPPRHYVPAAHEFGEAIRWGMGWGLLPEIEVSDELKRRILVSLDPAAHVDVPLHWQQWRHGSAALDEVAAAIQAAARPLR
- a CDS encoding LysE family transporter gives rise to the protein MILSLISGLASGLSLIVAIGAQNAFVLRQGVQRAHVALVVAVCAVSDLVLIVLGVAGVGVVIERAPAVLEVVRWAGAAFLLAYGLMAAMRSIRGTQAPRPAVGQEGSWLAALGTCLALTWLNPHVYLDTVLLLGSLAGTHGADGRWWFAAGAGLGSVVWFAALGVGARFLAPLFARPGSWRVLEGGIALVMVTLAVTLVA
- a CDS encoding Asp23/Gls24 family envelope stress response protein, producing the protein MEYQNPQPVAGPGAGPPAVMAAASGRTVISEAAVAKVAGIAARSVPGVYSLGSGPSRALGAIRDAVGSSDHAAGVRAEVGETQVAVDIDLVAVYGTPLHALADQIRAAVYSAVEELVGLQVIEVNIEINDVYVPGPAKPAAPGEVRPAREPIQ